A genomic segment from Diospyros lotus cultivar Yz01 chromosome 5, ASM1463336v1, whole genome shotgun sequence encodes:
- the LOC127801432 gene encoding NEDD8-conjugating enzyme Ubc12 isoform X2: protein MINLFKVKQKQRAENAHGTTTGKKQTADIGELNLPKSCNISFPNGKDDLMNFEVTIRPDEGYYAGGTFTFSFQVPPVYPHEPPKVKCKTKVYHPNIDLEGNVCLNILREDWKPVLNINTIIYGLFHLYTQPNHEDPLNHDAAAVLRDNPKLFESNVRRAMAGGYVGQTLFPRCM, encoded by the exons ATGATTAATCTTTTCAAAGTGAAGCAGAAGCAGAGGGCTGAAAATGCACATGGGACAACAACAGGCAAGAAGCAAACTGCAG ATATTGGTGAACTGAACCTACCAAAAAGCTGTAACATATCATTTCCCAATGGCAAGGATGATCTGATGAACTTTGAGGTTACCATTCGACCTGATGAAGGATACTATGC AGGTGGTACATTCACATTCTCCTTTCAAGTTCCACCCGTGTACCCTCATGAGCCCCCGAAGGTCAAGTGCAAGACTAAG GTCTATCATCCTAACATAGACTTGGAAGGCAATGTCTGTCTAAACATTCTACGAGAAGACTGGAAACCCGTTCTCAATATAAACACCATAATCTATGGACTCTTTCATCTCTACACG CAACCTAATCATGAAGACCCCCTTAATCATGATGCTGCTGCTGTATTGAGAGACAACCCGAAGTTGTTCGAGTCCAATGTGAGAAGGGCGATGGCGGGTGGTTATGTGGGACAGACCCTCTTCCCGCGGTGCATGTAG
- the LOC127801432 gene encoding NEDD8-conjugating enzyme Ubc12 isoform X1: protein MINLFKVKQKQRAENAHGTTTGKKQTAGELRLHKDIGELNLPKSCNISFPNGKDDLMNFEVTIRPDEGYYAGGTFTFSFQVPPVYPHEPPKVKCKTKVYHPNIDLEGNVCLNILREDWKPVLNINTIIYGLFHLYTQPNHEDPLNHDAAAVLRDNPKLFESNVRRAMAGGYVGQTLFPRCM from the exons ATGATTAATCTTTTCAAAGTGAAGCAGAAGCAGAGGGCTGAAAATGCACATGGGACAACAACAGGCAAGAAGCAAACTGCAGGTGAATTACGCCTTCACAAAG ATATTGGTGAACTGAACCTACCAAAAAGCTGTAACATATCATTTCCCAATGGCAAGGATGATCTGATGAACTTTGAGGTTACCATTCGACCTGATGAAGGATACTATGC AGGTGGTACATTCACATTCTCCTTTCAAGTTCCACCCGTGTACCCTCATGAGCCCCCGAAGGTCAAGTGCAAGACTAAG GTCTATCATCCTAACATAGACTTGGAAGGCAATGTCTGTCTAAACATTCTACGAGAAGACTGGAAACCCGTTCTCAATATAAACACCATAATCTATGGACTCTTTCATCTCTACACG CAACCTAATCATGAAGACCCCCTTAATCATGATGCTGCTGCTGTATTGAGAGACAACCCGAAGTTGTTCGAGTCCAATGTGAGAAGGGCGATGGCGGGTGGTTATGTGGGACAGACCCTCTTCCCGCGGTGCATGTAG
- the LOC127801431 gene encoding probable NAD(P)H dehydrogenase (quinone) FQR1-like 1 — MGKGGGCVPSKKRSSLGASDHDAPNPARDEGSVPIESPSPDASAPVQDGALQALDKKLRIFIVFYSMYGHVEGLARRIKKGVDGIDGVEGVLYRVPETLSEEVLDQMKVPPKDDDIPLISVEELVEADGLLFGFPTRYGCMSAQMKAFFDSTGQLWREQKLAGVPAGFFVSTGTQGGGQETTAWTAITQLAHHGMLYVPIGYTFGAGMFRMDSIRGGSPYGAGILAGDGTREPSETELALAEHQGRYMAMMVKRLGLGQSWAVAADK, encoded by the exons ATGGGTAAAGGAGGGGGTTGTGTGCCGAGCAAGAAGAGGTCATCTTTGGGTGCATCCGATCATGATGCGCCAAACCCAGCAAGGGATGAAGGTTCGGTCCCAATCGAGAGCCCTAGCCCCGATGCAAGTGCCCCAGTTCAAGATGGGGCTCTGCAAGCATTGGACAAGAAATTGAGAATATTCATTGTGTTCTATTCAATGTACGGTCATGTGGAGGGTTTGGCAAGGAGGATAAAGAAAGGGGTTGATGGGATTGATGGGGTTGAAGGGGTGCTGTACCGGGTTCCGGAAACATTGTCTGAGGAGGTTTTGGATCAGATGAAAGTGCCTCCCAAGGATGATGACATTCCATTGATATCAGTGGAGGAGTTGGTTGAGGCTGATGGACTGTTGTTCGGGTTCCCAACAAGGTACGGTTGTATGTCTGCGCAAATGAAGGCGTTTTTCGATTCAACAGGGCAGTTGTGGAGGGAGCAGAAGCTTGCCGGCGTGCCTGCAGGGTTCTTTGTGAGTACAGGAACACAAGGAGGCGGCCAAGAGACCACAGC GTGGACAGCAATCACTCAACTAGCCCACCATGGTATGCTCTATGTTCCAATTGGATACACCTTTGGAGCTGGAATGTTTAGAATGGACTCCATTCGAGGAGGCTCGCCTTACGGTGCTGGCATTTTAGCTGGGGACGGCACCAGGGAGCCGAGCGAAACAGAGCTGGCACTGGCAGAGCATCAGGGCAGATACATGGCAATGATGGTTAAGAGGCTTGGCCTTGGCCAGTCCTGGGCAGTTGCTGCTGATAAGTAG